From one Citrobacter sp. Marseille-Q6884 genomic stretch:
- a CDS encoding nitrate reductase subunit alpha, which translates to MSKLLDRFRYFKQKGDTFADGHGQVMHTNRDWEDSYRQRWQFDKIVRSTHGVNCTGSCSWKIYVKNGLVTWETQQTDYPRTRPDLPNHEPRGCPRGASYSWYLYSANRLKYPLVRKRLIELWRDALSRQPDPVLAWESIMNDPQKCQSYKQVRGRGGFIRSNWKELNPLIAAANVWTVKTYGPDRVVGFSPIPAMSMVSYAAGTRYLSLLGGTCLSFYDWYCDLPPASPMTWGEQTDVPESADWYNSSYIIAWGSNVPQTRTPDAHFFTEVRYKGTKTIAITPDYSEVAKLCDQWLAPKQGTDSALAMAMGHVILKEFHLDKPSDYFLNYCRRYTDMPMLVLLDSREDGSYVPGRMLRASDLVDSLGESNNPEWKTVAFNTAGDLVVPNGSIGFRWGEKGKWNLEPLAAGAETELSLSLLGQHDDVAGVAFPYFGGNENPHFRSVKQEPVLVRTLPVKRLTLADGRECPVVSVYDLVLANYGLDRGLEDALAANDYTEIKAYTPAWGEQITGVPAHHIEQIAREFADTAHKTHGRSMIILGAGVNHWYHMDMNYRGMINILVFCGCVGQSGGGWAHYVGQEKLRPQTGWLPLAFALDWNRPPRQMNSTSFFYNHSSQWRYEKVTAQELLSPLADASKFTGHLIDFNVRAERMGWLPSAPQLNLNPLTVKAKAEQAGLSPAEYTAQALKSGDIRMACEQPDSGKNHPRNLFVWRSNLLGSSGKGHEYMLKYLLGTESGIQGEALGSSAGIKPEEVEWQSAAIEGKLDLLVTLDFRMSSTCLFSDIVLPTATWYEKDDMNTSDMHPFIHPLSAAVDPAWESKSDWEIYKGIAKAFSEVCVGHLGQETDVVLQPLQHDSPAELAQPFDILDWRKGECDLIAGKTAPNIAVVERDYPATYERFTSLGPLMDKLGNGGKGIAWNTQTEVDFLGKLNYTKREGPAKGRPLIDTALDASEVILALAPETNGQVAVKAWEALGAMTGRDHTHLALNKEDEKIRFRDIQAQPRKIISSPTWSGLESEHVSYNAGYTNVHELIPWRTLSGRQQLYQDHAWMRAFGESLVAYRPPIDTRSVSEMREIPPNGFPEKALNFLTPHQKWGIHSTYSENLLMLTLSRGGPIVWISETDAKELGIEDNDWIEAFNANGALTARAVVSQRVPPGMTMMYHAQERIMNIPGSEVTGMRGGIHNSVTRVCPKPTHMIGGYAQLAYSFNYYGTVGSNRDEFIMIRKMKNINWLDDEGRDQVQEAKK; encoded by the coding sequence ATGAGTAAACTGTTGGATCGCTTTCGCTACTTTAAACAAAAGGGCGATACCTTTGCCGACGGTCATGGGCAAGTGATGCACACCAACCGGGACTGGGAAGACAGTTATCGCCAGCGCTGGCAGTTTGATAAAATTGTGCGCTCGACCCACGGCGTCAACTGCACCGGTTCATGCAGCTGGAAAATCTACGTTAAAAACGGTCTGGTCACCTGGGAAACGCAACAAACGGACTACCCACGAACCCGCCCCGACCTGCCAAACCATGAACCCCGCGGCTGCCCGCGCGGCGCCAGCTACTCCTGGTATCTCTACAGTGCCAATCGCCTGAAATACCCGTTGGTACGTAAACGTCTGATTGAACTGTGGCGCGACGCCCTCTCCCGCCAGCCGGATCCGGTACTGGCCTGGGAATCCATCATGAACGATCCGCAGAAGTGCCAGAGCTACAAACAGGTACGCGGGCGTGGCGGATTTATCCGTTCGAACTGGAAAGAGTTAAACCCGCTTATTGCCGCTGCCAACGTCTGGACGGTAAAAACCTATGGCCCGGATCGCGTCGTGGGATTTTCGCCGATCCCTGCCATGTCGATGGTTTCCTATGCAGCGGGCACACGTTATCTCTCGTTGCTGGGTGGAACCTGCCTGAGCTTTTATGACTGGTACTGCGACTTGCCTCCCGCCTCGCCGATGACCTGGGGCGAGCAGACCGATGTGCCAGAATCCGCCGACTGGTATAACTCCAGCTATATCATTGCCTGGGGCTCTAACGTCCCGCAGACCCGTACACCGGATGCCCACTTCTTTACCGAGGTGCGCTACAAAGGCACCAAGACAATTGCTATCACACCGGACTACTCTGAAGTCGCCAAGCTGTGCGACCAGTGGCTGGCGCCGAAACAAGGCACCGACAGCGCGCTGGCAATGGCGATGGGGCATGTGATCCTCAAAGAGTTCCACCTCGATAAGCCCAGCGACTACTTCCTGAATTACTGCCGCCGTTACACCGATATGCCGATGCTAGTCCTGCTGGATTCCCGTGAGGACGGCAGTTATGTACCGGGGCGCATGCTTCGCGCCTCCGACCTTGTAGATAGCCTGGGTGAAAGCAACAACCCGGAATGGAAAACCGTGGCCTTTAATACCGCCGGTGATTTGGTGGTGCCGAACGGTTCGATAGGCTTTCGCTGGGGTGAGAAAGGCAAGTGGAACCTCGAACCGCTGGCGGCGGGTGCGGAAACCGAACTGTCACTGTCGTTGCTCGGTCAGCATGACGATGTCGCCGGTGTGGCCTTCCCCTACTTTGGGGGTAACGAAAACCCGCATTTTCGCAGCGTGAAGCAGGAGCCGGTACTGGTACGCACCTTACCGGTCAAACGCCTCACCCTTGCAGATGGACGTGAGTGCCCGGTGGTCAGTGTTTATGACCTTGTGCTGGCGAATTACGGTCTGGATCGCGGGCTGGAGGATGCGCTGGCAGCCAACGACTACACCGAGATTAAAGCCTACACTCCGGCCTGGGGCGAGCAAATCACCGGCGTGCCTGCACATCACATTGAACAGATCGCCCGTGAATTTGCCGATACCGCCCACAAAACCCACGGTCGGTCGATGATCATCCTCGGCGCTGGCGTCAACCACTGGTATCACATGGACATGAACTACCGTGGGATGATCAACATCCTGGTATTTTGTGGCTGTGTCGGGCAGAGCGGTGGCGGTTGGGCACACTATGTCGGGCAGGAAAAATTGCGCCCGCAAACCGGCTGGCTCCCGCTGGCCTTTGCGCTGGACTGGAACCGTCCACCGCGTCAAATGAACAGTACCTCTTTTTTCTACAACCACTCCAGCCAGTGGCGCTATGAAAAAGTGACCGCGCAGGAGCTGCTCTCCCCGCTGGCGGATGCGTCGAAATTTACCGGGCATCTGATTGACTTCAACGTCCGCGCGGAGCGTATGGGCTGGCTACCGTCAGCCCCACAGCTCAACCTCAACCCGTTAACGGTGAAAGCGAAGGCTGAACAGGCGGGATTGTCACCTGCGGAGTACACCGCCCAGGCGCTGAAGTCCGGGGATATCCGCATGGCCTGCGAACAACCCGACAGCGGCAAAAACCATCCGCGTAACCTCTTCGTCTGGCGCTCTAACCTGTTGGGCTCCTCCGGTAAAGGGCATGAATATATGCTCAAGTACCTGCTGGGTACCGAAAGCGGTATTCAGGGGGAAGCGCTGGGTTCCAGTGCGGGGATCAAGCCGGAGGAAGTCGAATGGCAATCCGCCGCGATTGAAGGCAAGCTCGATCTGCTGGTAACGCTCGACTTCCGTATGTCCAGTACCTGCCTGTTCTCCGATATCGTTCTGCCGACAGCCACCTGGTACGAAAAAGACGACATGAATACGTCGGATATGCATCCGTTTATTCATCCGCTGTCAGCGGCGGTTGATCCGGCATGGGAATCAAAAAGCGACTGGGAAATTTATAAAGGGATTGCCAAAGCGTTCTCAGAGGTGTGCGTTGGCCATCTGGGACAAGAAACCGACGTTGTGCTGCAACCGTTACAACATGACTCGCCGGCAGAGCTGGCGCAGCCGTTTGATATTCTGGACTGGCGTAAAGGCGAATGCGATCTCATTGCGGGTAAAACAGCGCCCAACATTGCCGTCGTAGAACGTGACTACCCTGCCACCTATGAGCGCTTCACGTCGCTGGGGCCTTTGATGGATAAGCTGGGAAATGGCGGGAAAGGCATAGCCTGGAATACACAGACGGAAGTCGATTTCCTCGGCAAGCTGAACTACACCAAGCGTGAAGGTCCGGCAAAAGGCCGACCGCTGATCGACACGGCGCTCGACGCGTCCGAAGTCATCCTGGCGCTTGCACCGGAAACCAACGGTCAGGTGGCGGTGAAGGCCTGGGAAGCGCTGGGCGCAATGACCGGACGCGATCACACCCATCTGGCGCTGAACAAAGAAGACGAAAAGATCCGCTTTCGCGATATTCAGGCGCAACCGCGCAAAATCATCTCCAGCCCAACATGGTCCGGTCTGGAGAGCGAACATGTCTCCTATAACGCCGGGTATACCAACGTGCATGAGCTGATCCCGTGGCGCACGTTGTCGGGTCGTCAGCAGTTGTATCAGGATCACGCGTGGATGCGCGCCTTTGGTGAAAGCCTGGTGGCTTATCGCCCGCCCATTGACACCCGCAGCGTGAGTGAAATGCGCGAGATTCCGCCCAATGGCTTCCCGGAGAAAGCATTGAACTTCCTGACGCCGCACCAGAAATGGGGCATCCACTCGACCTACAGTGAAAACCTGCTGATGCTGACGTTGTCCCGCGGCGGTCCGATTGTCTGGATCAGTGAAACCGATGCCAAAGAGTTGGGTATTGAGGATAACGACTGGATCGAGGCCTTCAACGCCAACGGCGCACTCACCGCCCGTGCGGTAGTCAGCCAGCGCGTGCCGCCGGGGATGACCATGATGTATCACGCTCAGGAGCGAATCATGAATATTCCCGGCTCTGAAGTCACCGGAATGCGCGGAGGGATCCATAACTCTGTCACCCGTGTGTGCCCGAAACCGACGCACATGATTGGCGGCTATGCGCAGCTGGCATACAGCTTCAACTATTACGGCACGGTCGGCTCGAACCGCGACGAGTTCATCATGATTCGAAAAATGAAAAACATTAACTGGCTGGATGATGAAGGTCGCGATCAGGTACAGGAGGCGAAAAAATGA
- a CDS encoding MFS transporter: MFRQWLTLVIIVLVYIPVAIDATVLHVAAPTLSMTLGASGNELLWIIDIYSLVMAGMVLPMGALGDRIGFKRLLLLGGGLFGLASLAAAFAPSAGGLIATRAVLAIGAAMIVPATLAGIRATFAEQRHRNMALGVWAAVGSGGAAFGPLVGGMLLEHFYWGSVFLINVPIVLVVMALTARYVPRQAGRRDQSLNFGHAIMLIIAILLLVYSAKTALKGHVATGAIALTLLAGALLLGQFVRIQLAASRPMIDMRLFAHRIILSGVVMAMTAMITLVGFELLMAQELQFVHGLTPYQAGLFMLPVMLASGFSGPIAGMLVSRLGLRCVATAGMALSAISFYGLAMTDFSTQQIQAWILMALLGFSAASALLASTAAIMAAAPAEKAAAAGAIETMAYELGAGLGIAIFGLLLSRSFSASILLPAGLNPQEQVRASSSMGEAVQLAHSLPATHSEALLEAARDAFTWSHSVALSSAGSMLILLAIGMWFSLAKVKSQ; this comes from the coding sequence ATGTTTCGTCAGTGGTTAACGTTAGTGATTATTGTGCTGGTCTACATCCCTGTTGCGATTGATGCAACGGTGCTGCACGTTGCCGCGCCTACGCTGAGTATGACGCTGGGCGCCAGTGGTAACGAGCTACTGTGGATCATTGATATTTATTCCCTGGTGATGGCCGGTATGGTGTTGCCAATGGGGGCGCTGGGCGATCGCATCGGCTTTAAGCGTCTGCTGCTGTTGGGCGGCGGGTTGTTTGGCCTCGCCTCACTGGCGGCGGCCTTTGCCCCCAGTGCCGGAGGGTTGATTGCCACCCGGGCGGTACTGGCCATCGGTGCCGCGATGATTGTTCCGGCGACGCTGGCGGGGATACGCGCCACCTTTGCCGAGCAACGTCACCGTAATATGGCGCTTGGCGTCTGGGCGGCCGTGGGCTCCGGTGGTGCGGCGTTTGGACCGCTGGTCGGCGGAATGTTGCTGGAGCACTTCTACTGGGGCTCGGTATTCTTAATTAATGTGCCGATTGTCCTGGTCGTGATGGCGCTGACCGCGCGTTATGTCCCGCGACAGGCAGGGCGTCGTGACCAATCGTTAAATTTCGGCCACGCGATCATGTTGATTATCGCCATTTTGTTGCTGGTCTATAGTGCGAAAACCGCCTTGAAAGGGCATGTGGCGACCGGCGCCATTGCATTGACGCTGCTGGCTGGCGCGCTGCTATTGGGTCAGTTCGTGCGTATCCAGCTTGCAGCCTCACGTCCTATGATCGACATGCGGCTGTTTGCGCATCGCATTATTCTCAGTGGTGTCGTGATGGCCATGACCGCCATGATAACCCTGGTAGGTTTTGAGTTGCTGATGGCGCAGGAGTTACAGTTTGTTCACGGTTTAACGCCCTATCAGGCAGGGCTGTTTATGTTGCCGGTGATGCTGGCGAGCGGATTCAGCGGCCCGATTGCCGGGATGCTGGTGTCCCGTCTGGGGTTGCGCTGCGTGGCCACGGCGGGAATGGCGCTGAGTGCTATCAGCTTTTATGGTCTGGCAATGACAGATTTCAGTACTCAGCAGATCCAGGCCTGGATATTAATGGCGCTGTTGGGATTCAGTGCCGCCAGTGCGCTTTTAGCCTCTACCGCTGCCATTATGGCGGCAGCGCCAGCAGAAAAAGCAGCGGCAGCCGGAGCCATCGAAACGATGGCGTACGAACTGGGCGCCGGACTGGGGATAGCCATTTTTGGCTTGCTGTTAAGCCGGAGCTTTTCCGCATCGATTCTGCTGCCTGCAGGGCTTAACCCACAGGAGCAGGTACGGGCCTCATCGTCAATGGGGGAGGCCGTACAACTGGCGCATTCACTTCCCGCCACGCACAGTGAGGCATTGCTGGAGGCCGCCAGGGACGCGTTTACCTGGTCGCATAGCGTGGCGTTAAGCAGCGCTGGCAGTATGCTTATCCTGTTAGCGATAGGGATGTGGTTCAGTCTGGCGAAGGTGAAGAGCCAGTAG
- the ompD gene encoding porin OmpD — protein MKLKLVAVAVTTLLAAGAVNAAEVYNKDGNKLDLYGKVHAQHYFSDDNSNDGDKTYARMGFKGETQINDQLVGFGQWEYEFKGNRSEDQGSEADKTRLAFAGLKFAEYGSFDYGRNYGVAYDIGAWTDVLPEFGGDTWTQTDVFMTGRTTGVATYRNTDFFGLVEGLNFAAQYQGKNERDNLKEANGDGFGLSTTYEYEGFGVGATYAKSDRTDRQAVGNGAFMASGKNAEVWAAGLKYDANNIYLATTYSETRNMTTYGGSGITGIADKAQNFEAVAQYQFDFGLRPSIAYLKSKGKDINGYGDQDLVEYVDLGATYYFNKNMSTFVDYKINLLDDNNFTTAAKVSTDNVVAVGLNYQF, from the coding sequence ATGAAACTTAAATTAGTTGCAGTGGCAGTGACTACCCTGTTGGCAGCAGGTGCGGTAAACGCAGCTGAGGTATATAACAAAGACGGCAACAAACTGGATCTGTACGGTAAAGTTCACGCGCAGCATTATTTCTCTGATGATAATAGCAACGATGGTGACAAAACTTACGCGCGTATGGGTTTCAAAGGCGAAACTCAGATCAATGACCAGCTGGTTGGCTTTGGTCAATGGGAATATGAATTCAAAGGTAACCGTTCTGAAGATCAGGGTTCCGAAGCAGACAAAACTCGTCTGGCATTCGCTGGCCTGAAATTCGCTGAATACGGTTCTTTCGACTACGGCCGTAACTACGGCGTAGCTTACGACATCGGCGCATGGACCGACGTTCTGCCTGAGTTCGGTGGCGATACCTGGACCCAGACTGACGTATTCATGACCGGCCGTACCACCGGCGTTGCAACCTACCGTAACACCGACTTCTTCGGTCTGGTAGAAGGTCTGAACTTTGCTGCTCAGTACCAGGGCAAAAACGAGCGCGACAACCTGAAAGAAGCTAACGGCGACGGTTTCGGTCTGTCTACCACTTATGAGTATGAAGGCTTCGGCGTAGGTGCGACCTATGCGAAATCTGACCGTACTGACCGTCAGGCTGTTGGTAACGGCGCTTTCATGGCTTCCGGTAAAAACGCTGAAGTGTGGGCTGCTGGCCTGAAATATGATGCGAACAACATCTACCTGGCGACCACCTACTCCGAAACCCGTAACATGACTACCTATGGTGGTTCCGGTATTACTGGTATCGCGGATAAAGCACAGAACTTTGAAGCTGTTGCTCAGTACCAGTTCGACTTCGGTCTGCGTCCGTCCATCGCTTACCTGAAATCCAAAGGTAAAGACATCAACGGTTACGGCGACCAGGATCTGGTTGAATACGTAGACCTGGGTGCTACTTACTACTTCAACAAAAACATGTCTACCTTCGTTGATTACAAAATCAACCTGCTGGACGACAACAACTTCACCACTGCTGCGAAAGTTTCAACTGACAACGTCGTTGCTGTTGGTCTGAACTACCAGTTCTAA
- a CDS encoding NarK family nitrate/nitrite MFS transporter, producing MPPSNEKNNRYLLTDWKPENPAFWENKGKHIARRNLWISVSCLLLAFCVWMLFSAVAVNLNKIGFNFTTDQLFLLTALPSLSGAILRVPYSFMVPIFGGRRWTIFSTVILVIPCLWLGFAVQNTATPFGVFIVIALMCGFAGANFASSMGNISFFFPKAKQGGALGVNGGLGNLGVSVMQLIAPLVIFLPIFTFLGVQGVPQPDGSMLSLTNAAWIWVPLLLLSTLAAGVGMNDIASSKASIASQLPVLKRFHLWLLSLLYLATFGSFIGFSAGFAMLAKTQFPEVNILQLAFFGPFIGALARSAGGFISDKFGGVRVTLINFIFMALFSALLFLTLPGSGSGSFTAFYLVFMGLFLTAGLGSGSTFQMIAVIFRKITIYRVKLHGGTEEQAQREAVTDTAAALGFISAIGAVGGFFIPKAFGSSLALTGSPVGAMKIFLVFYIVCVLVTWLVYGRKSQKK from the coding sequence ATGCCGCCATCAAATGAGAAAAATAATCGTTATCTTTTGACTGACTGGAAACCCGAAAATCCTGCTTTTTGGGAAAATAAAGGCAAACACATAGCGCGGAGAAATCTCTGGATATCAGTAAGTTGCCTTCTTTTAGCTTTCTGCGTCTGGATGTTATTTAGCGCTGTCGCCGTCAATTTAAATAAAATTGGTTTTAATTTCACCACCGATCAACTCTTTTTATTAACCGCATTACCGTCCTTGTCTGGCGCAATATTACGCGTCCCCTACTCCTTTATGGTACCTATATTTGGTGGCCGCCGTTGGACGATTTTCAGCACCGTCATTCTTGTTATTCCTTGCCTGTGGCTCGGTTTTGCCGTGCAAAATACCGCTACTCCGTTTGGCGTATTTATTGTTATTGCGCTGATGTGTGGATTTGCTGGTGCCAACTTTGCCTCCAGCATGGGCAATATCAGTTTTTTCTTCCCGAAAGCGAAGCAAGGCGGTGCGCTGGGCGTTAACGGGGGATTGGGTAATCTGGGCGTCAGCGTCATGCAGCTGATTGCACCGCTGGTTATCTTTCTGCCGATATTTACCTTTCTGGGCGTACAGGGCGTACCGCAACCTGACGGCTCGATGCTGTCACTGACTAACGCCGCATGGATTTGGGTGCCGCTGTTGCTGCTCTCAACGCTGGCCGCGGGTGTAGGGATGAACGATATCGCCAGCTCCAAAGCCTCCATCGCCTCTCAATTGCCGGTACTCAAGCGTTTTCACCTGTGGTTGTTAAGCCTGCTCTATCTCGCCACCTTCGGGTCGTTTATTGGTTTTTCGGCGGGCTTTGCCATGCTGGCAAAAACGCAGTTCCCTGAGGTCAATATCCTGCAACTGGCGTTCTTCGGACCGTTTATCGGCGCACTCGCGCGTTCGGCTGGCGGCTTCATCTCAGATAAGTTCGGCGGTGTGCGGGTTACGTTGATTAACTTCATCTTTATGGCGTTGTTTAGCGCCCTGCTGTTCCTCACCCTGCCAGGTTCAGGCTCGGGGAGCTTCACCGCCTTCTACCTGGTGTTTATGGGACTGTTCCTGACGGCAGGTCTCGGCAGCGGTTCGACCTTCCAGATGATTGCCGTGATCTTTCGCAAAATCACGATTTATCGCGTGAAACTGCACGGCGGTACGGAAGAACAGGCTCAGCGTGAAGCGGTGACGGATACCGCCGCAGCGCTGGGGTTTATCTCCGCTATTGGCGCCGTCGGCGGCTTTTTTATCCCGAAAGCGTTTGGTTCCTCCCTGGCGTTGACCGGCTCTCCGGTGGGCGCCATGAAAATATTTTTAGTGTTTTACATCGTCTGCGTGCTGGTGACCTGGCTGGTCTATGGCCGCAAATCACAAAAAAAATAA
- a CDS encoding TetR family transcriptional regulator, protein MSYLNRDERREVILQAAMRVALEEGFTAMTVRRIAAEANVATGQLHHHFTSAGELKSQAFVRLIRTLLDAELVSEDATFRERLHSMLGSEEGGFEPYIKLWREAQILADKDPEIKSAYLLTMRMWHEETAAIIVHGQQAGEFSAEPDAADVAWRLIGLVCGLDGMYVLGIEEMDDPAFARHLDRMITLELFR, encoded by the coding sequence ATGAGTTATCTGAATCGGGATGAACGTCGGGAAGTGATTCTGCAAGCGGCAATGCGCGTGGCGCTTGAAGAGGGATTCACCGCCATGACGGTACGACGTATCGCCGCAGAGGCAAACGTGGCGACCGGTCAGTTACACCACCATTTTACCTCCGCCGGCGAACTTAAATCACAGGCCTTTGTTCGACTGATTCGTACCCTGCTTGATGCCGAACTGGTCAGCGAGGACGCAACCTTTCGCGAGCGACTGCATTCCATGCTCGGTAGCGAGGAAGGTGGATTCGAGCCTTATATTAAGCTCTGGCGTGAAGCGCAGATCCTGGCGGATAAGGACCCGGAGATCAAAAGCGCTTACCTGCTAACGATGCGAATGTGGCATGAAGAGACAGCGGCTATCATTGTACACGGTCAGCAGGCCGGTGAATTTTCAGCAGAGCCTGACGCCGCAGACGTCGCCTGGCGCTTGATCGGTCTGGTTTGTGGTCTTGACGGAATGTATGTGCTCGGTATTGAAGAGATGGACGATCCCGCCTTTGCGAGACATCTGGATCGCATGATCACGCTGGAGTTGTTTCGCTAA
- a CDS encoding GFA family protein, with protein MLDVYACHCTLCQKWSGGIAMYLEANGHPQLSPDSIEPSHFPSSTRGERFFCSGCGCPLWFTLTDSERYFIPWTLLELNEVDRRRLILAAEIYTETQPAFWRLTGQYARLSGKEVEAMDYPCHLAH; from the coding sequence ATGCTTGATGTCTATGCCTGTCACTGTACGTTGTGTCAAAAGTGGTCAGGTGGTATTGCCATGTATCTGGAAGCTAACGGTCATCCGCAGTTGTCGCCAGATTCCATCGAACCTTCGCACTTCCCTTCTTCAACGCGTGGAGAACGTTTTTTCTGTTCCGGTTGCGGATGCCCGTTGTGGTTCACGCTGACCGACAGCGAACGTTACTTTATTCCGTGGACGTTACTGGAACTGAATGAAGTAGACCGTCGCCGCCTGATTTTAGCGGCCGAGATCTATACCGAAACTCAGCCTGCGTTCTGGAGGCTAACGGGGCAATACGCTCGCCTGAGCGGAAAAGAAGTCGAGGCGATGGATTACCCCTGTCATTTAGCCCACTAG